Proteins from a single region of Ferrimicrobium sp.:
- a CDS encoding response regulator transcription factor — protein sequence MRILVVDDEETLVDTLKRGLVAEGFAVDTCLNGLDGINLARSAPYDCIVLDIMLPGMNGFKFTATLRSEEIWTPILMLTAKDGELDEAEALDTGADDFLKKPFSFTVLVARIRALLRRNVDSRPPVLAAGDLKLDPSSHSVSRGDTIIDLTTREFSFLELLMRSKGKVLNKREIIEHVWDYDFEGDSNIVEVYIGYLRKKIDAPFGTKSIRTVRGVGYLLEEDGGSATVVTCDEVSAPV from the coding sequence ATGCGAATCCTAGTAGTGGATGACGAAGAAACATTGGTCGACACCCTGAAACGTGGGCTCGTCGCGGAGGGCTTTGCAGTTGATACCTGTCTCAACGGACTTGATGGCATCAACCTGGCGAGGAGTGCGCCCTATGACTGCATCGTCCTCGACATCATGCTGCCTGGTATGAACGGCTTCAAATTCACCGCCACCTTGAGGAGCGAGGAGATCTGGACACCGATCCTGATGTTGACCGCCAAAGATGGAGAGCTCGATGAAGCCGAGGCTCTCGATACCGGCGCTGATGACTTTCTCAAGAAACCCTTCTCGTTCACCGTGCTCGTCGCTCGAATCCGGGCGCTACTCCGTCGTAACGTCGATAGTCGTCCGCCCGTGCTCGCCGCTGGTGATCTCAAACTCGATCCATCGAGCCACTCGGTCTCCCGCGGAGACACCATCATCGACCTCACCACCCGTGAGTTTTCCTTTCTTGAGTTGCTGATGCGATCCAAGGGCAAAGTACTGAACAAACGTGAGATCATTGAGCACGTTTGGGACTACGATTTTGAGGGAGACTCCAATATCGTCGAGGTGTACATTGGCTACCTACGCAAGAAAATCGATGCCCCCTTTGGGACAAAATCGATCCGTACGGTACGTGGGGTTGGTTACCTCCTTGAAGAAGATGGTGGATCGGCGACGGTTGTCACCTGCGATGAGGTATCCGCGCCTGTCTAA
- a CDS encoding alpha/beta fold hydrolase, producing the protein MPVDQLWCEPAGLSLFVATVKESSTPGRPTVLYSPGIADTDIGGSSDRVLQEAAERLSFYCRTQVVGVNPHGIGESDGTLEATALVTDLEAVIDFLAPQPLVLIGFGLVGYAMLATKDSESVVGVVTVDPLVDQLSREELTATGARLDPAAVFPVSGYALASTDLARRWMMIVPGDRPRPDNPMLEHLVATLHPELHRVYATSTRLHNDPRPYALILGWLERELWPHTITVT; encoded by the coding sequence ATGCCAGTAGATCAGTTATGGTGCGAACCCGCTGGGCTCTCACTCTTTGTGGCGACGGTGAAGGAGAGTTCCACCCCTGGGCGACCGACGGTGCTATACTCCCCGGGCATCGCCGATACCGACATCGGCGGCAGCAGCGACCGGGTTCTCCAGGAGGCCGCCGAACGTCTGAGCTTCTACTGTCGAACCCAAGTGGTTGGCGTGAACCCTCATGGTATTGGTGAATCTGACGGGACCCTTGAAGCGACAGCACTCGTCACCGACCTTGAGGCGGTCATCGACTTCCTCGCACCGCAACCGCTTGTCTTAATCGGCTTTGGACTGGTTGGCTACGCCATGCTCGCTACCAAAGACAGCGAATCGGTTGTCGGGGTCGTCACCGTCGATCCTCTGGTCGATCAACTCTCGCGTGAGGAACTGACGGCCACTGGGGCCCGACTCGATCCAGCAGCAGTCTTCCCGGTCTCCGGTTATGCGCTGGCCTCCACCGATCTCGCTAGGCGCTGGATGATGATCGTCCCTGGCGACCGTCCTCGACCAGACAACCCCATGCTCGAGCATCTCGTTGCAACGCTTCACCCCGAACTCCACCGCGTCTACGCGACCTCGACGAGACTCCACAACGACCCCCGGCCCTACGCTCTCATTCTTGGCTGGTTGGAGCGAGAGCTCTGGCCTCACACCATAACGGTCACATGA
- a CDS encoding RimK family alpha-L-glutamate ligase → MSRPPMRIEDREVFVVANLGLGEKFFDHGILYQRGLSKTFDHVELVSTEYLLSRVAHVDRRHELILFLDKDVAVAEMLELQGATVINSSLSIAICDDKRRTYAHLAAAGLRIPKTVMMPPLYPKQKIATHLVLSAVAEVGLPLVIKEAKGSFGAQVYLAQTVEDVFGIVDALADRQLLVQEFIASSRGRDLRLQVVNGRCIAAIARQHPDDFRANLSAGGVGDPYQPSAAECALAEASAAAVGGFNVGVDLLFDDANEGSIVCEVNSNAHIWRLSAISGVDVPYHVGLALRQWLYA, encoded by the coding sequence TTGAGTCGACCACCCATGCGCATCGAGGATCGAGAGGTGTTTGTCGTAGCAAACCTCGGCCTCGGTGAAAAGTTTTTCGATCACGGCATCCTCTATCAACGTGGACTCAGTAAGACCTTTGATCATGTCGAGTTAGTGAGCACCGAGTATCTCCTCAGTCGAGTGGCCCACGTTGATCGACGGCACGAGCTCATTCTCTTTCTTGACAAAGATGTTGCAGTGGCAGAGATGCTTGAGCTCCAGGGTGCGACGGTGATCAACAGCTCGTTGTCGATCGCGATCTGTGATGACAAGCGCCGCACCTATGCCCACCTAGCGGCTGCGGGCTTGCGTATTCCAAAGACAGTGATGATGCCGCCGCTCTATCCAAAGCAGAAAATCGCTACCCACTTGGTGCTATCGGCGGTTGCGGAGGTTGGGCTGCCCCTCGTGATCAAGGAGGCGAAGGGGTCCTTTGGAGCCCAGGTCTACCTGGCCCAAACCGTTGAGGACGTGTTTGGGATCGTCGACGCGCTAGCTGATCGACAGCTGCTTGTACAGGAGTTTATCGCGAGTTCACGAGGACGTGATCTACGGCTGCAGGTCGTCAATGGGCGCTGCATTGCCGCCATTGCTCGCCAGCATCCTGATGACTTTCGCGCGAACCTTTCGGCTGGGGGTGTTGGCGACCCCTACCAGCCCTCAGCGGCGGAGTGCGCGTTGGCCGAGGCGAGCGCGGCGGCGGTTGGGGGCTTCAATGTCGGTGTCGATCTGCTCTTCGACGATGCGAATGAGGGTTCTATCGTCTGTGAAGTGAACTCCAATGCACACATCTGGAGGTTGTCGGCGATCTCCGGCGTGGACGTGCCCTATCACGTGGGTCTGGCGCTTCGACAATGGCTTTACGCGTAG
- a CDS encoding RimK family alpha-L-glutamate ligase, whose amino-acid sequence MALRVAIYYDRRQLQSNDFFLSALVAAGRSLGAQVIALVGPEELQSCELAHVDAIFVRSRSLRQRLWLARRIPRVVNSPLLALVGNDKLAQYLWCQQHGFATPTVFLTHAVPAPRVEKPRFGHGGRGVRLVETSGWRGGLDVLLAQEYHPGGTLDRRHYILGTRITATVERRANGDFRSNLSRGASARLVVPNDQERDFVQAIAARLGPGYYGIDTVTGPRGPMVMEIEDLVGARSLYQLGFPDHATQVMQWVCQIP is encoded by the coding sequence ATGGCTTTACGCGTAGCGATCTACTACGATCGCCGGCAGCTCCAGTCAAACGACTTCTTCTTGAGCGCACTCGTCGCGGCTGGTCGATCGCTCGGAGCTCAGGTCATTGCGTTGGTTGGTCCGGAGGAGCTCCAGTCATGCGAACTGGCTCACGTCGATGCCATTTTTGTGCGCTCGCGTTCACTTCGCCAGCGCCTTTGGTTGGCCCGCCGTATCCCTCGTGTGGTGAACAGCCCACTGCTTGCACTGGTCGGTAACGACAAGCTCGCCCAATACCTCTGGTGCCAGCAGCATGGATTTGCCACACCGACGGTTTTCCTCACTCATGCGGTCCCAGCTCCCAGGGTGGAAAAGCCCAGATTTGGCCATGGCGGTCGGGGGGTGCGGCTGGTCGAAACATCGGGCTGGCGAGGTGGTCTCGATGTACTGCTTGCTCAGGAATATCACCCGGGTGGCACCCTGGATCGACGCCACTATATCCTGGGCACGAGGATCACGGCGACGGTGGAGAGGAGGGCGAATGGGGATTTCCGATCGAACCTCTCACGAGGAGCCTCAGCCCGGCTTGTGGTGCCGAATGATCAAGAGCGCGATTTTGTGCAAGCAATCGCCGCCCGATTAGGGCCGGGTTACTACGGTATCGATACCGTGACTGGACCTCGAGGTCCGATGGTCATGGAGATCGAGGATTTGGTGGGTGCCCGATCCCTCTATCAGCTGGGGTTCCCCGATCATGCGACCCAGGTTATGCAATGGGTGTGTCAGATCCCGTGA
- a CDS encoding carboxymuconolactone decarboxylase family protein, with protein sequence MNDEQHQPWHQVQEDLRQPAKELRAMIPEVLKAYGGLHHSAMATGEISTGTKELIALAVAVALKCDGCITSHARGAARAGVSRQAIAEALGVTILLTGGPGTVYGPRALEAFDEYERDYHPSDS encoded by the coding sequence ATGAACGACGAACAACATCAGCCGTGGCATCAGGTCCAGGAGGACCTTCGCCAGCCTGCGAAGGAGCTTCGAGCGATGATCCCGGAGGTGCTGAAGGCGTACGGCGGCCTCCACCACAGTGCAATGGCCACTGGCGAGATCAGCACCGGAACGAAGGAACTCATCGCGTTAGCGGTCGCCGTGGCGCTTAAGTGTGACGGTTGTATCACGTCCCACGCGCGTGGGGCGGCCCGCGCTGGCGTAAGTCGCCAGGCCATCGCCGAGGCGCTCGGGGTGACCATTTTGCTCACCGGTGGGCCCGGCACGGTGTATGGCCCCAGAGCGCTTGAGGCATTCGATGAGTACGAACGCGATTACCACCCGAGCGACAGCTAG
- a CDS encoding acyl-CoA dehydrogenase family protein gives MRATLNFAFTSEQEELKATTRRFLTQRLPTSLVRTTMESTTPIPIDLWQAMVDELGIAGLLIPESQGGLGLGFVEAACVLQEIGRAVAPLPFLVTSVLGASLLNQADSDDPVIAETIAGISSGAVVLGLACGTAEHPLHPSGTWHDTGIEAESRFVLDGAQATHLLVTLQKEDEWVLALVRADAPGVVLTQQTTLDLTRPMAQVSFNASPGTMVLDGPALEAATLAFEILADASMAQDMVGGAERVLEMSVAYAKDRHQFGRPIGSFQAVKHRLADMLVDLESAKSVALYAAFTLADQADDQAIAATTAKATCGDAYYRIAASSIQVHGGIGFTWEHDAHLYFKRAKADQILFGNGTAQRRKLAHLLGII, from the coding sequence GTGAGGGCTACGTTGAACTTTGCGTTTACGTCGGAACAGGAAGAACTCAAAGCTACCACCCGTCGATTTCTTACTCAACGCTTGCCAACAAGTCTCGTACGCACCACAATGGAGTCCACGACTCCTATCCCGATCGATCTTTGGCAGGCGATGGTCGACGAACTGGGGATCGCTGGCCTGCTCATCCCTGAGTCCCAAGGAGGGCTCGGGCTTGGCTTCGTCGAGGCAGCCTGCGTCCTTCAAGAGATTGGCCGCGCGGTGGCTCCCCTCCCGTTCCTGGTGACGTCAGTCCTTGGTGCTAGCCTCCTCAATCAAGCGGACAGCGATGATCCCGTCATCGCAGAGACTATCGCGGGGATCAGCAGCGGCGCAGTGGTGCTTGGACTGGCCTGCGGAACCGCTGAGCATCCGCTCCATCCAAGTGGCACCTGGCATGACACCGGCATCGAGGCCGAAAGCCGATTCGTACTCGACGGTGCCCAGGCTACCCATCTGTTAGTCACCCTTCAGAAAGAGGACGAGTGGGTACTCGCACTCGTGCGAGCCGACGCCCCGGGGGTTGTGCTCACCCAACAGACCACGCTTGACCTCACCCGGCCCATGGCCCAGGTGTCGTTCAACGCTTCACCAGGAACAATGGTGCTCGATGGCCCAGCGCTGGAGGCAGCAACGCTTGCCTTCGAGATACTTGCAGACGCAAGCATGGCTCAAGACATGGTTGGTGGAGCCGAACGCGTACTCGAGATGTCCGTTGCCTACGCAAAGGATCGCCATCAGTTCGGCCGCCCAATCGGTAGCTTCCAGGCCGTCAAACACCGCCTCGCAGACATGCTTGTTGACTTGGAATCCGCGAAGTCGGTAGCGCTGTATGCTGCTTTCACGCTCGCAGATCAGGCAGACGATCAGGCGATTGCAGCCACGACCGCAAAGGCAACCTGTGGGGATGCCTACTATCGCATCGCAGCATCCTCCATTCAGGTGCATGGCGGTATCGGCTTCACCTGGGAACACGATGCCCATCTGTACTTCAAGCGGGCAAAAGCCGACCAAATCTTGTTTGGGAACGGGACTGCCCAACGACGTAAACTCGCACACCTCCTCGGTATCATCTAG
- a CDS encoding MBL fold metallo-hydrolase, whose product MQTTYTVGDLTIEQFVVGPLENNLYVLTTPSSPEALLIDATAGDDVLFDTLVQRNVTKVIITHGHHDHIGAVAALRQQGMRVMVGEPDASLLDGFDATLVDNELIRFGALNLRIMVTPGHTPGSLCIAPEGYELLFTGDTLFPGGPGATKFPGGDFPTIIESIRRIFATFPAETVIMPGHGASTTIGTQIGSLDEWIARGW is encoded by the coding sequence GTGCAAACCACGTATACCGTTGGAGATCTTACGATTGAGCAGTTTGTGGTAGGGCCGCTTGAGAATAATCTCTACGTCCTGACCACCCCGAGTTCTCCAGAGGCACTCCTCATCGATGCCACCGCCGGCGATGACGTTCTTTTCGATACGTTGGTACAGCGGAACGTGACCAAGGTCATCATTACGCATGGTCATCACGACCATATCGGTGCTGTTGCGGCGCTACGACAACAGGGGATGAGGGTGATGGTGGGAGAGCCTGATGCTTCGTTGCTTGATGGGTTTGATGCGACCTTGGTCGATAACGAATTGATCAGGTTTGGCGCTCTCAATCTACGTATTATGGTGACGCCGGGACACACCCCTGGATCTCTTTGTATCGCTCCTGAGGGTTATGAGCTGCTCTTTACTGGAGATACACTGTTCCCAGGCGGACCTGGAGCGACCAAGTTCCCTGGTGGTGATTTCCCTACCATCATCGAGTCGATCCGCCGCATCTTTGCCACTTTTCCCGCTGAAACGGTCATAATGCCGGGTCATGGAGCTTCGACCACGATTGGAACACAGATCGGCAGCTTGGACGAATGGATTGCAAGAGGCTGGTGA
- a CDS encoding MFS transporter, which produces MSVDKPEAAATGPSATRTGLALAVVMTGVLITAVDTTIVVLALPEIERGLHVALASVIWVIIGYLLVVTLLASQVGRLGDMYGRVKMYETGFVVFIIGSALCAISWDEPAIIAFRILQGIGGALVTANSGAVIADLFPPEKRGRAYGFNGIGYSLGAVLGIVLGGIIVTFISWRWIFWINVPIGLVAVILALRVLHDGGTRERRKIDLWGMLTAGLGLFGILWAVTNLATHTLNLSLLLFLLGGIAILILFVMIERGQTDPMVRLSLFKVPTMTSSLLASLCQGLANYAVLFLVLMYLQGPRGLSPLDASLLLVPGYLVGGAIGPFSGRMADKIGPVLPATFGLATQIIGLLLYAQLGMTTGLWLVVVASVVNGIGSSSFFPANNSAVMKAAPRQVFGIASGMLRTFQNTGMVFSFSMAILIASRSIPRQVAFAIFVGTAKLHGEIAQVFVNGLHSAFYASMIFLVIAAILSATRVRHGLITASASKTAQTQG; this is translated from the coding sequence TTGAGTGTAGATAAACCCGAGGCAGCAGCGACTGGGCCATCGGCGACCAGAACCGGGTTGGCCCTCGCAGTCGTCATGACCGGGGTATTAATCACGGCGGTGGATACCACAATCGTCGTACTTGCGCTACCTGAAATCGAACGGGGCCTCCACGTTGCGCTCGCCTCGGTCATCTGGGTAATTATCGGATATCTACTGGTGGTGACACTCCTTGCCTCACAAGTCGGTCGGCTCGGCGACATGTACGGACGAGTCAAGATGTATGAGACAGGTTTTGTCGTCTTCATCATCGGCTCAGCGCTCTGTGCCATCTCGTGGGATGAACCAGCAATCATTGCATTCCGGATCCTTCAGGGAATCGGTGGAGCGCTTGTGACCGCCAACAGCGGCGCCGTTATCGCCGATCTTTTTCCACCGGAGAAACGGGGCCGTGCCTATGGCTTCAACGGTATCGGCTACAGCCTCGGTGCCGTGCTGGGGATCGTCCTCGGAGGAATCATCGTCACTTTTATCTCATGGAGATGGATCTTCTGGATCAACGTACCGATCGGTCTCGTGGCCGTCATACTCGCCCTTCGCGTCCTCCACGATGGCGGAACTCGCGAACGCCGGAAGATCGACCTATGGGGAATGCTGACTGCGGGCCTCGGCCTCTTTGGCATCCTGTGGGCGGTGACGAACCTCGCCACCCACACGCTTAACCTATCACTACTCCTCTTTCTCCTCGGTGGCATCGCCATCCTCATCCTCTTTGTCATGATCGAACGCGGGCAAACCGACCCCATGGTCCGTCTCTCTCTTTTCAAGGTACCGACCATGACCTCATCGTTGCTTGCCTCACTCTGCCAAGGACTTGCAAACTACGCCGTGCTCTTTCTGGTTCTGATGTACCTCCAGGGGCCGCGTGGTCTCTCGCCCCTCGACGCCTCACTCCTCTTGGTTCCGGGCTACTTGGTTGGTGGTGCGATCGGCCCCTTCTCGGGGAGAATGGCGGACAAAATCGGACCGGTACTCCCAGCCACCTTCGGTCTCGCGACCCAGATTATCGGCCTCTTGCTCTATGCTCAGCTAGGTATGACCACCGGACTATGGCTCGTCGTAGTCGCAAGCGTGGTCAACGGCATCGGCTCGAGCAGTTTCTTCCCCGCTAACAACTCAGCAGTGATGAAGGCGGCTCCTCGCCAGGTCTTCGGAATTGCCTCAGGCATGTTGAGGACCTTTCAAAACACCGGTATGGTCTTTTCTTTCTCGATGGCGATTCTGATCGCATCGCGGTCGATCCCTCGACAAGTAGCCTTTGCGATCTTTGTGGGTACCGCTAAACTCCATGGCGAGATCGCGCAAGTATTTGTTAATGGGCTACATTCGGCATTTTATGCGTCAATGATCTTTTTGGTGATTGCAGCCATCCTCTCGGCAACGCGCGTTCGTCACGGCCTCATCACCGCCTCGGCAAGCAAAACCGCTCAGACACAAGGCTGA
- a CDS encoding zf-HC2 domain-containing protein, producing the protein MTPDSSSHDLLVEYTLGALGPVEQRAFEEHLISCVECRDAVDRTSMLVLTLATQYPQTSPGLPVATQPTKVTKLPTAWLVRAGILVAGVAAGLLVGVSIAHTSASAAKPTDVIAMSSSQSGVNGSLALYRKPWGTQVHATFANLPTKGTIQMVVATHSGRITTTWLGTDRSKIALDAALPYAPSAIDWIGVYANHGDLIDSWQR; encoded by the coding sequence ATGACACCCGATAGTTCATCACACGACCTCTTGGTTGAGTACACGCTTGGAGCCTTGGGCCCGGTCGAGCAGCGCGCCTTTGAGGAACATCTGATCAGCTGCGTCGAATGCCGCGATGCGGTTGACCGTACTAGCATGTTGGTTCTCACACTTGCGACCCAATACCCGCAAACCAGTCCCGGGCTACCGGTAGCGACTCAACCTACCAAGGTCACAAAACTTCCGACCGCTTGGCTCGTACGAGCTGGCATTCTCGTTGCCGGCGTCGCTGCCGGCCTTCTCGTCGGGGTGTCCATTGCGCACACGTCAGCAAGTGCAGCCAAACCGACCGATGTCATCGCGATGTCATCGAGTCAAAGTGGGGTCAATGGGTCGCTTGCGCTGTATCGCAAACCCTGGGGGACCCAAGTGCACGCAACCTTTGCAAACCTCCCCACCAAGGGTACAATCCAAATGGTGGTGGCTACTCACTCGGGGCGAATCACCACCACATGGCTCGGCACGGACCGGTCCAAGATTGCGCTCGACGCTGCACTTCCGTATGCCCCAAGCGCTATCGATTGGATCGGCGTCTATGCCAATCATGGCGACCTTATCGACTCGTGGCAGCGATAG
- a CDS encoding RNA polymerase sigma factor: MLEVILQDLFESFSPLIRAQVFAIVGDASATDDLVQATFLAALDHKDSLLVDKELLKGWLLIVARNRAIDHLRRSSRLSQLDVGTLGSSHEENNSVLDRLVIESAIDTLSSDHRQVVQEVLVNGTPLVHLAATIGVPEGTLRSRLHYAVKILRTKLDNVHDTR, from the coding sequence GTGCTCGAAGTGATACTCCAAGATCTCTTCGAGTCATTCTCCCCTCTCATTCGTGCTCAAGTGTTCGCCATCGTCGGTGACGCCTCGGCCACCGACGATCTGGTGCAAGCAACGTTCCTCGCCGCCCTTGACCACAAGGACTCTCTCTTGGTCGATAAAGAGCTGTTAAAGGGATGGTTATTGATCGTTGCACGCAACCGTGCTATTGACCATTTGCGCCGATCGAGCCGACTATCACAACTGGATGTTGGCACTCTGGGCTCTAGCCACGAGGAGAACAATAGCGTCCTTGATCGCCTCGTTATTGAGTCAGCCATCGATACGCTCTCTAGCGACCATCGACAGGTTGTGCAAGAGGTATTGGTGAACGGAACACCACTGGTGCATCTCGCCGCAACGATCGGCGTTCCAGAGGGGACACTACGATCGCGGCTCCATTACGCTGTTAAAATCCTCCGAACAAAGTTGGATAACGTTCATGACACCCGATAG